The genomic DNA TTAGTTCCGTTTTCAACGCCTTGTTATATTTTTTATTTACCTTTTGCAAGAGATATCACACCCATCATAGAATGAGAAAAGCCTTTCCCTTCTGCCTTTTCATCCAATTTATCAGAAACATATTTCCCTGCGGCAGCGGCTCCAATTGGTAATAAAGCACCTAAAAATGGAGCTAAAACAGGAAGTATTGTCACTCCTAGAGTACCCCCAGCAATTAAAGCAGTATACTTATGCTTTGCTGCATATTTATCTTTAAATGCAGACACTTGCCTTTCATGTTTTGACACTGCTCTTTCAACATGAGAGCAAACTTCAGATGCAACATAACCCAGATCTTCTAGTTTTGTTTCTGGAAGGCTATTAACTAAATCTCTTAACTCTCTCCTGAACTCTACGTTTTCGTTAGTTTTTCTTATTTCTATTAGCTGAGCATCATTTATATTTGCTAAGTAATCTAGCCTCTGAGAGTTTAGTGATTGTAAAATTGCAGTTGTAGACGGATCAAATGAAGCTTTTTCGGATGCTTTTGCATTCTTCATTTTGGCAATTAATTGGTAATAATGAGCTTGAGCACTAATACATAAAAATGGGTGACTTCTAAGTTCGTCTGCATTCTCTAAAAGATGAAAATTTGGTGATACACGTTCAAAAATAGCATTGGTAATAATACTAATATCTCCATTTTTAAAAAGGTTATTACACCATTCCTCAGAGCGCCATTGTCTCATTTCAGCTTTGTAGTTCTCAATCTCATATTTTATTGTTTCGCCAGGTTCACTTCCTGGCGAAACAAATAAATTATTTTTTTCAATTTGTTGTAAATATTTCTCAGGGTATTTGGTGGCAAATTCCATTATATTTTTAGGATGCTTTATTCCAGAATCTACATAATGCGAAAATACATCTGTAATCAATTGAATTGTATTTTCCTGTGTCTGAGGATCATGCTCTTCAAGTGATTTCTCAAAGCTTGGAAAAACAAAGAATGGAGGAATATCAAATTCAGAACCAATCAAATCCGATAGATGTAATATGAAAAAAGCCATTTCTAGTATTCTGACTAAGTTAAACTTTTCTTCATCTCGCCTTTTTTCAAGCCATGGCATTATCGGGTCAGGAATTAGAACAGTATCAGAATATAATAATGAACGTCGGGTTGCATTTAAATGAGTTTGAAGAAAGCGACTACCACCGCCTAAATTTATTTTACAAGCATCTATTTTTTTCGCAGAACGAAAAGCTATTCCGCCTTCATCTTTATATAACTTAAGAAGTTTTTCTTCCAAAATAGAATACGAGGCTATAAATTTTTCTGTTTTTTGGGTGCTTTTTACAACAACCCCTGCCATTCTTTTAACCGAATCAGAGAAGTCTTCGATTGATGAAAAATCTCGTGGCAACGAACCTGTCACATTGACAAAAAACTCAGTTAATATTTCAAAGTATTTGTCTTGATAAATAATCAAATCATGAATTTCTTTCTGAGACATGTAGCAACCTCGATAAAATATAACGCCCGCAGCAACAGCAGGCTAAAATTGGCGGTTTTTGTGCGTTCTTTTGCACAAAAGGTGACAGTTTTAGACTGTCAGATTGACTGCGTTTGTTATGAGTTGATTTCATGATTATGTTTAATGTAATTAGTTTTTTCAGAAATACTATTACGAAGTTTATCCAAGTAGTCATTAGCCTTTGGGAGCATAGAATAGCTGCCATCTTCTAGTTTTTTAGTAAGCACTAAATCGTTGAAAGAGCCCATACCGCCATAAGCACCAAGGACTCTCTCTATGCCCTGATAATCACTATTTTCTATCATTGAAAGGCACCTCTTAAACCATGCACACCAGTGACTTTCGTTTTCTTTGTCTAGGAAAACTACCAGTTCTTTAAGCTCGCCGATTAATTCGATAGTTACATTACCCATAAAGACTCATAACGCCCTATTAAGAGGCAAATGATAGTTGGCTAAAATAAGCGACGAAGGAGTAAATAGCCAACTGTTATTTGTCCTGCTTGAATAGCTTGTTGAACGAAGCCGCTCTGCGGCAGAAAAGATAAAAACACATCTTTAGCCCCATCATAAATACTTACTAGACCCTGCCTA from Shewanella psychromarinicola includes the following:
- a CDS encoding DUF6966 domain-containing protein, with the translated sequence MGNVTIELIGELKELVVFLDKENESHWCAWFKRCLSMIENSDYQGIERVLGAYGGMGSFNDLVLTKKLEDGSYSMLPKANDYLDKLRNSISEKTNYIKHNHEINS